In one Sesamum indicum cultivar Zhongzhi No. 13 linkage group LG12, S_indicum_v1.0, whole genome shotgun sequence genomic region, the following are encoded:
- the LOC105175411 gene encoding pentatricopeptide repeat-containing protein At5g65560, which yields MNHCDDGDFGFKLGLRCYNMLLMLLARFLMINDMKCVYRDMLDDKAGLKPNTHTYTSFILGHCRRNDLGRANGMLDEARKILGTMRDNRPNVRTYNELISGFCEGKNVHKALLSQMLEEKISPDLCNLEKVDCSLALFERMVTESCLPNSYTYNVLINGLCKVKKLAEALEYLARMLEAGMKPTIVTYSIIIDQILKEFDFDSAYKVLTI from the exons ATGAATCATTGTGATGATGGTGATTTTGGGTTTAAACTTGGTCTTAGGTGTTACAACATGCTTTTGATGTTGCTGGCACGATTTCTGATGATCAATGACATGAAATGTGTTTATAGGGATATGTTGGATGATAAG GCTGGTTTGAAGCCCAACACACATACTTACACGTCATTCATTTTGGGACATTGTAGGAGAAATGATTTAGGTAgagcaa ATGGTATGCTTGACGAAGCAAGGAAAATACTTGGGACAATGCGAGATAACAG GCCAAATGTGCGTACTTATAATGAGTTAATTTCTGGATTCTGTGAGGGGAAAAATGTCCACAAGGCGCTTCTCAGTCAGATGCTAGAGGAAAAGATTTCTCCAGATCTT TGCAACTTGGAGAAAGTTGACTGTTCCCTTGCTTTGTTTGAAAGAATGGTTACAGAGAGCTGCCTTCCAAACTCGTATACTTACAATGTGCTGATTAATGGATTATGCAAAGTGAAAAAACTAGCTGAAGCTTTAGAATATCTGGCAAGGATGTTGGAGGCTGGCATGAAACCCACAATTGTTACTTACTCAATTatcattgatcaaattttgaaGGAGTTTGACTTTGACAGTGCTTATAAAGTTCTAACCATATGA
- the LOC105175267 gene encoding E3 ubiquitin-protein ligase UPL5, protein MSSSLSNSKRKLDDYAADDALSLLPLNPTATRMRKDQNALPSSSSNSPPSPRPLASRHRSPFLDSSRSLTRLQFFVRILSDYTLVLHADSSDTIKSIHEKIHSITGIPIIEQRLIYRGKQLQWEQTLDECMVQNDAGLHLVGRMRSTEHPQAWQLINDVVSLIFYLYKNNPPRPPPSLLALSPPKTVKSMLLEFLSMTPRNDSDQASGHLQIFNASSAPAALVMLYMSSHRPNKEAADDAIRQVISSCKTILPKHTYHQCVPIVMEFCRLLNRAAGTDDKLYGLCRSSLGTMLEYIEIGEKNGVIGLRDIFPFVSELAAKLSHDLVVSMESTTSPGPSLDDVTDFSAYLAPARSEIKKDVGFSSPIGVPLSEECFNVSVCYADEIILLHGIFIDLLSKLEKCLVKIEELVDLVMQQDGEVVMVGCCQYLAILKELNKISQLYYGCEEMFWEVMKRRKGAICYLIVRYAKRSDDHKWILQYKEVTNFEARRHLAMMMLPEVKDEYDDLHEMLIDRSHLLAESFEYIARADAESLRAGLFMEFKNEEATGPGVLREWFFLVCQAIFNPENALFVACPNDRRRFFPNPASKVDPLHLEYFSFSGRVIALALMHKVQVGVVFDRVFFSQLAGHTITLEDIRDADPFLYSSCKQILEMDSEAVDQDALGLTFVHEIEELGTRKVVELCPGGRSMVVNSKNRRQYVDSLIQHRFVIAIAEQVAHFAQGFADIMSCRRLQRSFFQCLDPEDLDWMLHGSEREISVDDWKAHTEYHGFVETDVQISWFWKIVGRMTREQKKVLLFFWTSIKYLPVEGFSGLASRLYIYRTSESFDRLPSSHTCFYRLCFPAYPTITVMQDRLRIITQEHVGCSFGTW, encoded by the exons ATGTCGTCATCTCTCTCCAACTCCAAGCGCAAGCTCGACGATTATGCTGCCGATGACGCCCTTTCCCTTCTCCCCCTAAACCCTACGGCTACCAGGATGCGCAAGGACCAGAACGCCCtcccctcctcctcctccaatTCCCCTCCCTCCCCCCGCCCCCTCGCCTCCCGCCACCGATCACCCTTTCTTGACTCTTCTCGCTCCCTCACTCGCCTCCAATTTTTCGTCCGCATACTCTCTGACTACACCCTCGTACTCCATGCCGATTCTTCCGAcacaattaaatcaattcaCGAGAAAATTCACTCGATCACGGGTATTCCCATCATCGAGCAGAGGTTGATTTACCGGGGGAAACAGTTACAGTGGGAGCAGACCTTGGATGAATGTATGGTTCAAAACGATGCTGGTCTGCACTTGGTTGGCCGTATGCGGAGCACGGAGCACCCTCAGGCCTGGCAGTTGATCAACGATGTTGTTTCCTTGATTTTCTACCTCTACAAGAACAACCCTCCGCGGCCCCCGCCATCACTTCTTGCTCTGTCGCCGCCTAAAACTGTGAAATCAATGCTTCTTGAATTCTTGTCAATGACTCCACGGAATGACTCTGATCAAGCGTCTGGGCATCTTCAGATTTTCAATGCGTCTTCTGCACCCGCAGCACTGGTAATGCTCTATATGTCTTCTCATAGACCTAACAAGGAGGCTGCAGATGACGCCATTAGACAGGTTATTAGTTCCTGTAAAACTATTTTGCCTAAGCATACATATCATCAATGTGTGCCGATAGTTATGGAGTTCTGCAGGTTGTTGAATAGGGCGGCGGGAACTGATGACAAATTATATGGTTTATGTCGAAGCAGTTTGGGAACGATGCtggagtatattgagattggGGAAAAGAATGGGGTAATTGGGCTTCGTGATATATTTCCTTTTGTTAGTGAATTAGCAGCTAAGCTGTCCCATGATTTGGTGGTAAGTATGGAGTCAACTACTTCTCCAGGGCCATCATTGGATGACGTTACTGATTTCTCTGCATATCTGGCACCTGCAAGGAGTGAGATTAAGAAAGATGTAGGATTTTCTAGCCCAATTGGAGTTCCCTTGAGTGAGGAGTGTTTTAATGTGTCAGTGTGTTATGCAGATGAAATTATTCTTTTGCATGGGATTTTCATTGATTTACTAAGTAAATTGGAGAAGTGTTTGGTGAAAATTGAAGAGCTTGTTGACTTGGTAATGCAACAGGATGGTGAGGTGGTTATGGTTGGTTGTTGCCAGTATCTTGCTATTTTGAAggaacttaataaaatttcacaaCTTTATTATGGTTGCGAAGAGATGTTTTGGGAGGTCATGAAGCGGAGAAAGGGTGCTATATGTTATCTTATTGTCAGGTATGCAAAGAGGAGTGATGACCATAAGTGGATTCTTCAGTATAAGGAAGTGACCAATTTTGAGGCAAGGAGGCATTTAGCAATGATGATGCTTCCTGAGGTGAAGGATGAGTATGATGATCTGCATGAAATGCTCATTGACCGTTCCCATCTGTTGGCGGAATCATTTGAGTACATTGCACGTGCAGATGCAGAATCACTGCGTGCTGGTTTGTTTATGGAGTTCAAGAATGAGGAGGCCACTGGTCCTGGTGTCTTGCGGGAGTGGTTTTTCTTGGTCTGCCAAGCAATCTTCAACCCTGAAAATGCCCTCTTTGTAGCTTGCCCTAATGATCGTAGAAGGTTCTTTCCAAATCCAG CATCTAAGGTGGATCCTTTGCACCTTGAATATTTTAGCTTCTCTGGCAGGGTAATTGCGTTAGCTTTGATGCATAAAGTACAAGTTGGCGTTGTATTTGATCGTGTGTTCTTTTCGCAATTAGCTGGGCATACTATTACCTTGGAAGATATAAGGGATGCAGATCCCTTTCTATATAGTAGCTGCAAGCAAATTTTGGAGATGGATTCTGAGGCTGTGGATCAAGATGCCTTAGGTTTAACTTTTGTTCATGAAATTGAGGAGCTGGGAACGAGGAAGGTTGTAGAGCTATGCCCTGGTGGGAGAAGCATGGTTGTAAATAGTAAAAACAGGAGGCAGTATGTTGATTCTCTTATTCAACACCGCTTTGTGATAGCTATTGCTGAACAGGTAGCCCATTTTGCTCAAGGTTTTGCAGACATTATGAGTTGTAGACGGCTCCAGAGGTCTTTTTTCCAATGCCTGGATCCAGAAGATCTTGACTGGATGCTACATGGCAGTGAAAGGGAAATCTCTGTAGATGATTGGAAAGCACACACAGAGTATCATGGATTCGTAGAAACTGATGTTCAGATATCCTGGTTTTGGAAG ATTGTTGGGCGTATGACGAGAGAGCAGAAAAAGGTTCTCCTCTTCTTCTGGACCTCAATCAAATATTTACCTGTCGAAGGTTTCAGTGGTTTGGCCTCACGGCTTTACATTTATAGGACTTCCGAGTCCTTTGACCGTCTGCCTTCATCTCATACATGCTTTTACCGATTGTGTTTCCCTGCTTACCCTACCATTACTGTCATGCAAGATCGTCTTCGTATCATTACTCAAGAGCATGTAGGTTGCAGCTTTGGTACTTGGTAA
- the LOC110013012 gene encoding F-box protein CPR30-like, which yields MQNLPQEIVTDILSRLPVKSLLRFRCVSKPWRSLIDSKDFVKLHLHQSTKTNSNRFLLFEDTLLDIFAVDLDSFERLDLGDPPLNDYGMANSCNGLVLAVSDRPVLWNPSTRKLKELPPTPLESPGDVKVYVNELYGFGYDSKSDDYKVVRVTEVGDGQDGEYLYSETKIYSLKSNSWKRVEDYPHILPSGKRVWGVYLNDALHTVVKHCHHCESIMAFDLGTAEHHELPRPDLTGENIGVASVEVMGGYLTVLVPRKMNRSEIWVMKEYGVKESWTKLLCFAPPMPEPYMNLTPLAYLKKGDEVLLNYDGRCLLAYSLRKRAVRIVDVPGLVPQFYDVAFFGTSFYAEVCVGSLVSLDSPSEDDGSEKQSIQSQEKANKDNNNRDDFLSVGFKLVL from the exons ATGCAGAATTTACCCCAGGAGATCGTCACAGACATCCTCTCTCGGCTGCCGGTGAAATCACTTCTGCGTTTCAGGTGCGTTTCGAAACCATGGCGCTCTTTGATTGACAGCAAAGATTTCGTTAAGTTGCATTTGCATCAATCCACCAAAACCAACTCCAACCGCTTCCTACTCTTTGAAGACACTTTGTTGGATATTTTCGCCGTAGATTTAGATTCGTTCGAGCGGTTAGACCTTGGTGATCCCCCGTTGAACGACTACGGCATGGCAAACTCTTGCAATGGGCTTGTTCTGGCTGTATCCGACAGGCCTGTGCTGTGGAATCCATCGACAAGAAAGCTCAAAGAATTGCCGCCGACGCCGCTTGAATCCCCTGGAGATGTTAAGGTTTACGTCAACGAACTCTATGGTTTCGGCTATGATTCCAAGAGTGATGACTACAAGGTTGTTAGGGTGACGGAGGTTGGCGATGGGCAAGATGGTGAGTACTTGTATTCTGAAACTAAGATTTATAGCTTGAAATCAAATTCCTGGAAGAGGGTGGAAGATTATCCTCATATTTTGCCTAGTGGTAAAAGGGTCTGGGGCGTTTATCTGAACGATGCTCTGCATACTGTTGTGAAACATTGTCATCATTGCGAGTCGATTATGGCGTTTGATCTTGGAACGGCTGAGCATCATGAGTTGCCGAGGCCGGACCTTACAGGTGAAAATATTGGAGTCGCTTCAGTTGAGGTAATGGGAGGTTATCTTACTGTCCTTGTTCCCCGAAAGATGAATAGAAGCGAAATATGGGTGATGAAGGAATATGGGGTGAAGGAGTCTTGGACAAAATTATTGTGTTTTGCCCCACCGATGCCTGAACCTTATATGAATCTGACTCCATTAGCCTATTTGAAGAAAGGTGATGAGGTTCTCTTGAACTATGACGGCAGATGCCTCCTTGCCTACAGCTTGAGGAAGCGAGCTGTTAGGATTGTGGATGTTCCTGGTTTGGTTCCCCAATTCTATGATGTTGCTTTTTTTGGTACCTCATTTTATGCTGAGGTTTGTGTTGGCAGCCTCGTTTCGCTCGACAGTCCTAGTGAAGATGATGGGTCTGAGAAACAAAGCATACAGAGCCAAGAGAAGGCAAACAAGGATAATAACAACAG GGATGATTTTCTGTCAGTGGGTTTCAAGCTGGTACTTTGA
- the LOC105175410 gene encoding F-box protein CPR30 has product MPTLPFEIIEDILRRLPVKTLKRFRAVTKTWCFLIDSENFIKLHLRQSLVSNSHRSLILGGLGLYTIDLDSLDKTHVIKPPFYYKSVDGISNSCNGIVLVMSEPAVLWNPFSRVYKVLPECSVEYPVELDSYSKSTYGFGYDSTNDDYKVVRVVEFRNETTHVWTHSETTIYSLKSNCWRRIEGFPYPLPFLRGYWRVHVNGALLTPVEELHVHEARIMAFSVERENHYEVTMPPGIRTRGVDLDVIGGCLSLVCAQRSRVVIWVMKEYGVKESWTKLLSICPSAIERDYFVKPLAYSREGDKILLNCDDKRLVWYDLSNKTVENVSVDGMPFIFYAEACVESLISFGCPDADKKRGQEKKKENKIRNRRDDFLSEGFKLVL; this is encoded by the exons ATGCCTACTCTACCATTTGAAATCATCGAGGACATCCTCCGCCGCCTCCCCGTGAAAACCCTCAAGCGGTTTCGGGCCGTTACGAAAACTTGGTGTTTTCTCATAGACAGTGAGAATTTCATCAAACTACACTTGCGCCAATCTTTGGTCTCGAATTCCCACCGCAGTCTTATTCTCGGAGGGCTCGGCCTGTACACGATCGATTTGGATTCCCTGGACAAGACCCACGTAATCAAACCGCCGTTTTACTACAAGAGTGTTGACGGAATCTCGAATTCTTGCAATGGTATAGTTCTTGTGATGAGCGAGCCTGCTGTTCTTTGGAACCCCTTTTCCAGGGTCTACAAGGTTTTGCCGGAATGTTCTGTTGAATATCCTGTTGAGTTGGATTCTTACTCTAAAAGCACTTATGGGTTTGGCTATGATTCAACTAATGATGATTATAAGGTTGTTAGGGTTGTGGAATTTAGGAACGAAACAACGCATGTCTGGACGCATTCAGAGACTACGATCTATAGTCTTAAATCGAATTGCTGGAGAAGAATCGAGGGTTTTCCTTATCCGTTGCCGTTCTTGAGGGGATACTGGCGAGTGCACGTTAACGGAGCGCTTCTTACGCCGGTGGAGGAACTTCATGTACACGAAGCGAGAATCATGGCTTTTAGTGTTGAGAGAGAGAACCATTACGAGGTGACGATGCCTCCAGGGATTCGAACCAGAGGTGTTGATCTGGACGTGATTGGAGGATGCCTGTCTCTGGTTTGTGCTCAAAGGTCTCGGGTTGTTATTTGGGTAATGAAAGAGTATGGAGTGAAGGAATCATGGACTAAGTTGCTCTCGATTTGTCCTTCTGCTATCGAGCGCGATTATTTTGTGAAGCCACTGGCGTATTCCAGGGAAGGTGATAAGATTCTGCTTAATTGCGATGATAAGAGGCTCGTTTGGTAtgatttatcaaataaaaccGTTGAGAATGTGTCAGTGGATGGTATGCCATTCATATTTTATGCTGAAGCTTGTGTTGAGAGTCTTATTTCGTTTGGTTGCCCGGATGCAGACAAGAAACGTGgacaagagaaaaagaaggaaaacaaGATCAGGAATAGAAG GGATGATTTCTTGTCCGAGGGATTCAAGTTAGTGCTCTGA